Below is a genomic region from Candidatus Gastranaerophilales bacterium.
AAGGGTGCATCGCATCATAACATCTTAAAACTACTTCTCAACCATAAATGTCACAGGACCGTCGTTGATTAAAGATACTTCCATCATAGCTTGAAACTTGCCGGTTTCGATTTTGAGGTTGGAACGTTTCATTAGTGAAACAAAATATTCATAAAGCTTGTTCGCTTCTTTAGGCGGTGCTGCCTTATCAAAACTCGGACGAGTCCCTTTTTTGCAATCGCCGCACAATGTAAACTGCGAAACTACCAAAATATCCCCTTTAGTATCAATGACGGAAAGGTTCATTTTTGCGTTTTTATCTTCAAAAATACGCAATTTCAAAAGTTTTTCTGCAAGAAGTTCGGCGTTTTTTTCTGTGTCTTCTTTTTCAACACCGAGCAAAATTAACAATCCATTGTTGACTGATGAGTACAATTCACCCTCAATTGAAACGGATGCAGCTTTTACACGTTGTATAAGTGCTTTCATTATTGAGCCTCGTTAAAGACCAAAAATAATGCCTTGATAAATTCATAACCTTTTAACAGTGATTTCCAGTCCATTTGCTCGTTTGTAGAATGCATATTGTAAACGTCGGCAGCACCTAATAAATAAGGCTTGATTGTTTTTCCGTATTTATTTTTAGCGTTTGCATAAATGTGGGTTTCAGCTCCTGCGTGGAAAGATGAAATTTCTATCGGTAAACCACATTTTTTAGAGGCAATTTTTGCAAGATTTGGGATAGTTTCATCATCACTTTTTTCAAAAGGCAAAAGGTGAATTTCTTTTATCAGTTCCGCTGTTGCGAGTCCTTTATATTTTTTGTTGAAGTTGTCAATAATTGTTTGTATTTCAGCTATTAGGTCTAATTCAGCATTTTTGTCGGTGCTTCTTACTGAATAAACAATTCCTGCGTCAGTATTTATAATATTGGTCGCAGAGCCGTCAAGAATTGCTGATTGGAAGTTTTCAGGGACTTGCCCTTTGTCTTTTATATCCTCAAGAGCAGGTTTTACGCCACCTCCAATTATAGCTCCTGCGTTGATTGAGGTTACTACGCCAAGCTCGTCTTTTTTGTAAACACCTTGAGGGATATCATTAATCAATTCGCCTAAGAGTTTTATGGCATTTAGTCTTTTTTTGTCGCCGATGTCGTTTCCGGAGTGTCCACCGATTAGGGCTTTTACGTTTACTGTAATTTTAGTAAAACTTGCACCTGAAACTTGAACTTGCCCGATTTTATCAGCGTCTAAAACAAGTACATATTCAGAGTCGATTTTGTCCATTTCAACGTGCTCAATTCCTGTCATAGAATGTTCTTCATCTCTTGTGAAGGTAATTTCAATTCCTCCGTGTTTTATGTTTTTGTCGGCATTTATTTCCATTGCCAACATAATAGCAGAGGCAACGCCTGCTTTATCATCAGCACCTAGAGTCCTTTTTTTGTCCGTTTCAATTATGTTTCCATTCACTACCATATTGATAGGGCTGTCGTCGCCGATTACATCCATGTGCGAACTGAACATTATCGGAGCTTTAGTCGGGTCACTAGCTGCTACTTTTGCTTTTACATTTCCGTAAGAATCAAGATGAGCTTCAATATTATTTTCTTTAAAAATCTCAAGTATTTTTGCAGAAACTTTTTCTTCTTTTAAAGAAGGTGATGGAATCTCCGCAAGTGTGCAGAATAAATTTACCAATTTATGATTATCTCTAATTTCTTTTAAATTCATATCAAAATGCCTCAAAAAATCTTGTATCGGTACCGCCTTCTCCGATTTTTACTTTAACAGAACGCATGCAACGGGGACAACGACCCACGTAAGCGGTTTTGTCAGAATTTTCATAAATTCTTCCATATACGTTGCAGCATTTGTATAATATGCCGATATATTTCTTTGGAGTGCGTTCCATAGGTTTATTATAGTCAATTTGTTTTTATAAATCCATACAAAAAATCTTAAATCCAACAAAAGAACGACCTTTTTTTGTACTTTTTCAAAAAAATTGCTATAATATATAAAAGATTATATTACTTAGGAGAGGACTGTTTTTATGGCAAGAATTTTGGTTTCAATGCCCGATAAATTTTTAAATAAAATAGATAAGATGGCTGGCGATGAGCAAAGAACAAGAAGTGAACTTATTCGAGAGGCTTTAAGGAGCTATATCAAGGGCACAAAAGTTAAAGGTTCATTAAAAACCGATAAAGCGGCACAGTTATTGGAAGAGATTTTGTAAATGGAAATTTTATCAATTATTCCGGCACGTGCAGGTTCTAAGGGAATCCCGGGGAAGAATATTAAAATGCTTGCAGGTAAGCCTCTTATTGCTCATACGATAGAAGCTTCACTAAAGTCAAAATATATAACTCGCACGGTACTTTCTACAGAGAGTTCAAAGATAAAAGATATAGCTTTGAGTTTTGGCTCTGAAGTTGTTGACAGACCTGTAGAATTGGCTCAAGACGAAACAAAAACGGCTCCTGTAATGTTGCAGGTTTTAGATTATCTTGAAAAAAACGAAAATTATGTTCCGGATGCAGTTGTTCTTTTGCAAGCAACTTGTCCTTTACGTGACGCAAAGCAAATTGACGAGGCTTTTAAGCTTTATTTTGATAATGATTGTGATTCTGTGTTCGCAGTAAGGCGACTCGGATATACGCATGCTTATTGGCGTTTAAATATTGAAACGGGAAAGCCCGAAGGTATGTATAACTACAGAGAACGCCCTCGTCGTCAAGACACTCACAGGCATTATCCGAGTTTTGTTGAGACCGGATCGATTTACATAATAAAAACGGAAATAATGAAAAAAGTGAAAGACTTCATCGGGGAAAATCCGATGTTTTATCTATCCCCTGAAACTGTTGATATAGATACGGTTGAAGATTTCGCAACAGCTGAAAGCCTTATTTTGCAAACTTCTACATAATTTATAGTATTTTCAAAGTCCAAAAAAAGCCAGTCATTGACTGGCTTTTCGGTGTATAGCCTACTGGGACTTGACTTTTGATATTGATGTGTAAAAATTAATAATATCACGAAGGATTTTTTAAAAAAAATTGAGCCTCAATCAAGCCGAAAATTTTAATCAATTCTTTATTCAATTTACAATTAAAAAGGATTTACATGATTAGAAAGTTACTAATACTAACGCTAATAATGCTAACCACCCTTATCTCACTCCCACAAAACCAAGTAAAAGCCGAATCAGTAGTTACAATTAAGCAATCAATTGTAAAGCATTCGCTTGAGATGGGCATTGACCCTGCATTGGGTTTAAGTATTGCAAAACAAGAATCAGGATTTTGCCACAACAAAAGAAGTTCTTACGGTGCAGTCGGCGTATTCCAATTGATGCCGCAAACAGCTAAAAAACTCGGATACAATCCATATTATTTGAATGATAATATCCGTGGCGGTTTAATGTACTACAAAATGATGTACAAAATGTTTGGTTCTACTGAACTTGCATTGGCTGCATATAATGCGGGTCCTGGCAATGTTAAAAAATATGGCGGAGTTCCTCCGTTTTCTGAAACAAGAAGATTTGTTTCTAATATCATGAATGAATATAATTACCAAAAAAGAAATCCGGACCCTGCTATTCACAAGTCACGTCAAAGTGCAAGCAGTTCTACTTTTAGACATCAAATGGATGTTGATGGGGTAATTACAAACTTTATGATTAACCAAGCAATATAATTTCAAACATTCTCGACAATTTATTTTTCTTAACAAATCAAAAAAGAGCGTTATGTTTGAAATACAATACATAAATAGCATAACGACTTAACAGCAAGATGAGAAAGATATGTTTCACGAGATAAAAACACACGAAGTTACAACCGACGTAGTCATTTTTACTATTAAACAAGGCAAATTATGCGTTTTGCTTGTAAAACGTGCTCACGAGCCTTTTAAAGAAAAATGGGCGATTCCGGGTGGTTTTATCAGATTGTCAGAAAATCTAGATAATGCGGCTTTGCGTATTTTGAAAGAAAAAACTAATGTTGAAAATATTTATTTGGAACAATTATATACCTTCGGTGATCCATTGCGTTACCCGAATGCCAGAGTCATAACTTGTGCTTACTTTGCATTAATTCGTTCTGATGATATTGAGCTTTCTTTCGAAGATAGTTCTGAAATTATAGAAGTTCAATGGCACGGTGTGTATGATTTGCCTGCTTTGGCTTTCGACCACAAAGAAATCATTGAGTATTCATTAAAAAGAATGAGAGAACGTTTAGAATTTTGCCCGATTGCGTTCCAATTGCTTCCCGAAAAATTTACGTTGACAGAATTGCAAAAGTCTTATGAATTGATTTGGGACAAAAAACTTGATAAACGAAACTTTAGAAAGAAAGTTTTAACAGGTGCAATCTTGAGAGAACTTGACGAATATACAAAATCAGGCTCAAAAAGACCTGCAAGATTGTATTCTTTCGACAACATAACCTTAAATTCTAAAAGAGGTCACTTCTTCTCGTAAGATTTATAAATGATAATATTTATTATTTTGAGGTAGGCGTCAAGCCTGCCTTTTAAGCTTGTGAGAGTAGAATAAGTGTAGCATCTTGTTTTGTAAATCTTTTTAAAATTTTTGTTATTTTCGTAAACATTTTGAGATTTTAAACCCCAATTGTGGTAACCTAATTGTATAAACAAATGGAAGACCAATTGGTTAAAAGTTAGATTATTAGACAGTTTTGAGTCAAGGAGATTTATTATAATGCCAGAATACTTGAGCAAAGAGGAAATTCGTCAATGGAGAAGTTCTTTAGAACGCATCACTTTAGAAGAATTTGCTGCAAGGCTTGGTAAAACAATCCAAGGGGAAAAACAAACAAATGATATGGTTGACAAAGTAATGTCCAGATCATTAAATTCAATGCCTGTTGACACTGATTATCCACGTGTAAAAGCGGAAAAAATACAAACTATTGCGATAAAATCTTTTGAAAAAGAAAAAGAAATTTCAAAATTAAATAAAGAAGAAAAAACAAAGCAAAATATGCATAGAGAAAAAACTCCTCTTAAACCTATTCAGGAAAAGAAACCTGAATTGAAAAGAGAAGTTCTTCCGGAAATTATTACATCTAAAAACGATGCTTTTTATTCTTTTAAAAAGAATTTGACCGCTCGTGAACAAATGATTTTTGACCACTTCTTGGCTAATAAAAATTCTATTGTTTACGCTAAAGATTTGGCTAAGATTTTAGATTTGCCAAGAGATTACGTATATAAATATATCAAAAATTTAAGAAGTAAATTAAATGAAGATGTGCTTTATAATGCTGATAACGGCGGATATGTTTTAAAGTTCTAATATAATGAAACAAGAAAAAGACAAAATTAAAGTTGCATTCCCTCATATGGGAAATATATATATAGCTTGGGCGTCTGCACTTAGAAAAATGGGGGTCGAGCCTTTTGTTCCTCCTTATTCTAATAAGAAAACGATTTCTTTGGGAGCAAAATATAGCCCCGAGTCTATTTGTTTGCCTTATAAATTAATATTAGGGAACTTTATTGAAGCATCTGAAGCCGGTGCTGATTATGTTGCGATGATTTCATCTCCCGGTATTTGTAGGCTTGGCGAATATGGTCAAAGCATAAAACATATTTTAAACGACTTGAATTACGATACAAAATATATTGAACTCGAATTGTATGATGGCTTTAACGGTATGTATAGGTTCTTGCATGAGCTTACGGGTGTTAATAATCCTATCAGAT
It encodes:
- the dtd gene encoding D-aminoacyl-tRNA deacylase translates to MKALIQRVKAASVSIEGELYSSVNNGLLILLGVEKEDTEKNAELLAEKLLKLRIFEDKNAKMNLSVIDTKGDILVVSQFTLCGDCKKGTRPSFDKAAPPKEANKLYEYFVSLMKRSNLKIETGKFQAMMEVSLINDGPVTFMVEK
- a CDS encoding M20/M25/M40 family metallo-hydrolase, with the translated sequence MNLKEIRDNHKLVNLFCTLAEIPSPSLKEEKVSAKILEIFKENNIEAHLDSYGNVKAKVAASDPTKAPIMFSSHMDVIGDDSPINMVVNGNIIETDKKRTLGADDKAGVASAIMLAMEINADKNIKHGGIEITFTRDEEHSMTGIEHVEMDKIDSEYVLVLDADKIGQVQVSGASFTKITVNVKALIGGHSGNDIGDKKRLNAIKLLGELINDIPQGVYKKDELGVVTSINAGAIIGGGVKPALEDIKDKGQVPENFQSAILDGSATNIINTDAGIVYSVRSTDKNAELDLIAEIQTIIDNFNKKYKGLATAELIKEIHLLPFEKSDDETIPNLAKIASKKCGLPIEISSFHAGAETHIYANAKNKYGKTIKPYLLGAADVYNMHSTNEQMDWKSLLKGYEFIKALFLVFNEAQ
- a CDS encoding ribbon-helix-helix protein, CopG family — encoded protein: MARILVSMPDKFLNKIDKMAGDEQRTRSELIREALRSYIKGTKVKGSLKTDKAAQLLEEIL
- a CDS encoding acylneuraminate cytidylyltransferase family protein, translated to MEILSIIPARAGSKGIPGKNIKMLAGKPLIAHTIEASLKSKYITRTVLSTESSKIKDIALSFGSEVVDRPVELAQDETKTAPVMLQVLDYLEKNENYVPDAVVLLQATCPLRDAKQIDEAFKLYFDNDCDSVFAVRRLGYTHAYWRLNIETGKPEGMYNYRERPRRQDTHRHYPSFVETGSIYIIKTEIMKKVKDFIGENPMFYLSPETVDIDTVEDFATAESLILQTST
- a CDS encoding lytic transglycosylase domain-containing protein, encoding MIRKLLILTLIMLTTLISLPQNQVKAESVVTIKQSIVKHSLEMGIDPALGLSIAKQESGFCHNKRSSYGAVGVFQLMPQTAKKLGYNPYYLNDNIRGGLMYYKMMYKMFGSTELALAAYNAGPGNVKKYGGVPPFSETRRFVSNIMNEYNYQKRNPDPAIHKSRQSASSSTFRHQMDVDGVITNFMINQAI
- a CDS encoding NUDIX domain-containing protein: MFHEIKTHEVTTDVVIFTIKQGKLCVLLVKRAHEPFKEKWAIPGGFIRLSENLDNAALRILKEKTNVENIYLEQLYTFGDPLRYPNARVITCAYFALIRSDDIELSFEDSSEIIEVQWHGVYDLPALAFDHKEIIEYSLKRMRERLEFCPIAFQLLPEKFTLTELQKSYELIWDKKLDKRNFRKKVLTGAILRELDEYTKSGSKRPARLYSFDNITLNSKRGHFFS
- a CDS encoding helix-turn-helix domain-containing protein; protein product: MPEYLSKEEIRQWRSSLERITLEEFAARLGKTIQGEKQTNDMVDKVMSRSLNSMPVDTDYPRVKAEKIQTIAIKSFEKEKEISKLNKEEKTKQNMHREKTPLKPIQEKKPELKREVLPEIITSKNDAFYSFKKNLTAREQMIFDHFLANKNSIVYAKDLAKILDLPRDYVYKYIKNLRSKLNEDVLYNADNGGYVLKF